Proteins co-encoded in one Burkholderia ambifaria AMMD genomic window:
- a CDS encoding tetratricopeptide repeat protein, whose translation MDDSNDFLIPLIPPLLAMLGQAADAHARGEHDAHALWLAAAGHLHAVDMAALAQLTSALVARQRAADALALAECAVRVHPGAGARFNHGYVLQMLGRHAEAVAPYRAAYALDPRWPSLRNNLAIALRLSGGDRNEEIALLDAAVEANPHDVQAWINLVVARLAAQDLDGALACAARLAQIAPDNALALNNIAMAMKEAQRWDDAERYAARACELAPDDASFRFNLAIIQLVRGNYAAGWRGHEARWDGAGELRGRRPALPGPRWQGEPLAGKTLLVWGEQGLGDVLQFARFVAPLAERVHREGGRLAWNTFPQVGTLMQRSLGAHADAFSAGGSVDELPAFDYEVPLIGLPLMLGMETSTLGESVPYLHADRHARDAWRARLAGDGRLNVGLVWTGSPGHQRNPFRRVGLDRYADAFRGIDGVTFHSLQPGADADVAAARAAGFAIEDYTAELKSFDDTAAFIGALDLVITVCTSVAHLAGALGARTWVLLDVNPHWPWLLERTDSPWYPTATLYRQPTFGAWAPVMAALGRDLRGLAAQAKRPA comes from the coding sequence ATGGACGATTCGAACGACTTCCTCATTCCGCTGATCCCGCCGCTGCTCGCCATGCTCGGGCAGGCCGCCGACGCGCACGCGCGCGGCGAGCACGATGCGCACGCGCTGTGGCTCGCCGCCGCCGGCCATCTGCACGCGGTCGACATGGCCGCGCTCGCGCAGCTCACGTCGGCGCTCGTCGCGCGACAGCGCGCGGCCGACGCGCTCGCGCTGGCCGAATGCGCGGTGCGCGTGCATCCGGGCGCCGGTGCCCGTTTCAATCACGGCTACGTGCTGCAGATGCTCGGCCGTCACGCCGAGGCCGTCGCGCCGTATCGCGCCGCCTATGCGCTCGATCCGCGCTGGCCGTCGCTGCGCAACAACCTCGCGATCGCGCTGCGGCTGTCGGGCGGCGACCGCAACGAGGAAATCGCGCTGCTCGACGCGGCCGTGGAGGCCAATCCGCACGACGTGCAGGCGTGGATCAACCTGGTCGTCGCGCGGCTCGCGGCCCAGGACCTCGACGGCGCGCTCGCCTGTGCGGCGCGGCTCGCGCAGATCGCGCCCGACAATGCGCTCGCGCTGAACAACATCGCGATGGCGATGAAGGAAGCGCAGCGCTGGGACGACGCCGAGCGCTACGCGGCGCGTGCGTGCGAACTGGCGCCCGACGACGCGTCGTTCCGTTTCAATCTCGCGATCATCCAGCTCGTGCGCGGCAACTACGCGGCCGGCTGGCGCGGCCACGAGGCGCGCTGGGACGGTGCGGGCGAGCTGCGCGGCCGCCGGCCGGCGCTGCCGGGCCCGCGCTGGCAGGGCGAGCCGCTCGCGGGCAAGACGCTGCTCGTGTGGGGCGAGCAGGGGCTCGGCGACGTGCTGCAGTTCGCGCGCTTCGTCGCGCCGCTCGCCGAGCGCGTGCACCGCGAGGGCGGCCGGCTCGCGTGGAACACGTTTCCGCAGGTGGGCACGCTGATGCAGCGCAGCCTCGGTGCGCATGCGGACGCGTTCAGCGCGGGCGGCAGCGTCGACGAGTTGCCCGCCTTCGACTACGAAGTGCCGCTGATCGGGCTGCCGCTGATGCTCGGGATGGAGACCTCGACGCTCGGCGAGTCGGTGCCGTACCTGCATGCCGACCGCCACGCGCGCGACGCGTGGCGCGCGCGGCTCGCGGGCGATGGCCGGTTGAACGTCGGGCTCGTCTGGACGGGCAGTCCGGGACACCAGCGCAACCCGTTCCGGCGCGTCGGGCTCGATCGCTACGCCGATGCGTTTCGCGGTATCGACGGCGTCACGTTCCATTCGCTGCAGCCGGGCGCGGATGCGGATGTCGCCGCGGCGCGCGCGGCCGGTTTCGCGATCGAGGACTACACGGCCGAACTGAAGAGTTTCGACGATACGGCCGCGTTCATCGGCGCGCTGGATCTGGTGATCACGGTGTGCACGTCGGTCGCCCATCTGGCGGGCGCACTGGGCGCGCGCACCTGGGTGCTGCTCGACGTGAATCCGCACTGGCCGTGGCTGCTCGAACGGACCGACAGCCCGTGGTATCCGACCGCCACGCTGTACCGGCAGCCGACGTTCGGCGCATGGGCGCCGGTGATGGCGGCGCTCGGGCGGGATCTGCGCGGCCTGGCCGCGCAGGCGAAGCGGCCGGCCTGA